Proteins co-encoded in one Novipirellula artificiosorum genomic window:
- a CDS encoding 6-phosphofructokinase, whose protein sequence is MPNRQPHDIKRIAILFAGGPAPAANAVISTAAFSFLEEGAQVFGIKHGYSRLVEYTAAGPLQEGVDYINFTQDSLTNARSSRGIMIGTARTNPGKHVCSPDHLKNPELVAPLRRVYEGLCSLEVDALISIGGDDTLKTANKLKMFQDNLPADARRFPVVHLPKTIDNDYSGIDFTFGFFTAVETLAEEIRNLNFDAAASRAYFLCEAMGRSAGWLAYGAAIAGEASMVLSVEDITGALAEEEIVNQDTGETKKIMALDRVIDRMVDMMIAREREGREYGTIVVAEGLAEYLPAIYLEGVERDDHGHINISSINLSALIAKLISHRYNERTGRTRKVNGLQLGYEARCAPPHAYDVMLGAQLGVGAYRALVEEKLNGVMVSVSGQLDLHFVPFEQLVDPQTLVTKVRYIELNSDFHKLARFLETCIDI, encoded by the coding sequence ATGCCAAATAGACAGCCCCACGACATCAAACGCATCGCCATCTTGTTTGCTGGCGGTCCTGCACCGGCTGCGAATGCGGTGATCTCAACCGCCGCTTTCTCGTTCCTCGAAGAGGGGGCTCAGGTCTTTGGAATCAAGCATGGCTACAGCCGATTGGTAGAATACACCGCTGCGGGCCCGCTTCAAGAAGGTGTCGACTACATCAATTTCACGCAGGATTCCTTGACGAATGCGCGCAGCAGCCGCGGCATCATGATCGGAACGGCACGAACCAATCCTGGGAAGCACGTCTGTTCGCCTGACCATTTGAAGAACCCCGAACTGGTCGCTCCCTTGCGCCGCGTCTACGAAGGTCTCTGCTCCTTAGAGGTGGATGCGTTGATTTCGATCGGCGGCGATGACACGCTAAAAACCGCCAACAAGCTGAAGATGTTCCAGGACAACTTACCTGCGGATGCCCGGCGGTTTCCGGTCGTGCACTTGCCGAAAACGATCGACAACGATTATTCCGGCATCGACTTCACCTTTGGCTTCTTCACCGCAGTGGAGACGTTGGCCGAAGAAATTCGCAACCTCAACTTTGACGCCGCCGCCAGTCGCGCCTATTTCCTCTGCGAGGCAATGGGCCGAAGTGCTGGTTGGCTCGCTTATGGCGCGGCGATCGCAGGTGAAGCAAGCATGGTGCTGAGTGTCGAAGACATCACCGGTGCGTTAGCGGAAGAAGAAATCGTCAATCAAGATACCGGTGAAACAAAGAAGATCATGGCGCTCGACCGCGTGATCGACCGCATGGTCGACATGATGATCGCCCGAGAACGCGAAGGCCGCGAATACGGAACGATCGTGGTCGCCGAGGGTTTGGCAGAATATTTGCCGGCAATCTACCTCGAGGGGGTTGAACGTGATGATCATGGCCACATCAACATCTCGTCGATCAATCTTTCCGCGTTGATCGCAAAGCTCATTTCGCATCGCTACAACGAACGGACCGGCCGCACGCGTAAAGTCAACGGCTTGCAGCTCGGATACGAAGCAAGATGCGCACCGCCCCACGCTTACGACGTGATGCTCGGCGCTCAGCTCGGCGTCGGTGCCTATCGAGCACTCGTCGAAGAAAAGCTCAATGGCGTCATGGTGTCCGTCTCAGGACAACTTGATCTTCACTTCGTGCCATTCGAGCAGCTGGTGGATCCGCAAACTTTGGTAACAAAAGTACGCTACATCGAACTCAACAGCGACTTCCACAAACTGGCCCGATTCCTCGAGACCTGTATCGACATCTAG
- a CDS encoding tellurite resistance TerB family protein, protein MILIGTMNLTRTRDRGNFYCPTCRTPQSYRLRTRRPFLTIYFIPTVPIGSAEAFVQCDGCRSTWDLSVLEMDQKGHERVQEEQFREEALRACVLIVLADGHVSEQEIAALLQIASGLLETPTDRETLGRLSSIAAENRVKATNYVLTISRRWSQPQKRKALQAMFLAASATGELGTEQLAILTQMKELLELTDPQYESAIEEALTYE, encoded by the coding sequence ATGATCTTGATTGGCACCATGAATTTGACGCGCACTCGCGATCGTGGCAATTTCTACTGCCCCACGTGCCGGACGCCGCAGTCTTACCGCTTGCGCACCCGACGACCGTTCTTGACGATCTACTTCATTCCCACGGTGCCGATCGGGTCGGCGGAAGCCTTCGTTCAATGCGATGGATGTCGCAGCACGTGGGATCTCAGCGTGCTTGAAATGGACCAGAAAGGCCACGAGAGGGTCCAGGAAGAGCAGTTTCGTGAGGAGGCCCTGCGCGCGTGCGTGCTGATCGTGCTGGCGGACGGTCACGTTTCCGAACAGGAAATCGCGGCGCTGCTGCAGATTGCCAGTGGGCTGCTGGAAACGCCCACCGACCGCGAGACGCTGGGACGATTGAGTTCAATCGCGGCCGAGAATCGAGTCAAGGCGACCAACTATGTGCTCACGATTTCGCGTCGTTGGAGTCAGCCTCAGAAGCGTAAAGCGTTGCAGGCCATGTTCTTAGCCGCATCGGCCACTGGCGAGTTGGGGACCGAGCAGTTGGCGATCTTGACCCAAATGAAAGAACTCTTGGAGCTGACCGACCCGCAGTACGAATCGGCGATCGAGGAAGCGTTGACCTATGAATAA
- a CDS encoding flagellin N-terminal helical domain-containing protein, with amino-acid sequence MSLLPVSANRTSSALTTQRLLYQLSSDQLAIQKQYDQLSSGRRVLRLSDDPAAANRALGLNRSIDRGEQLVRNANSVSGFYDSSDDALSRIDNALIQARGAAVEGVETVISDDVRTAIATTVREAIQSVFAAGNAMFRDQQLLGGILNSDAAFQYDGNEIVYGGNSAVGRTEVGLGTPSSINVTAAESLGAYSMILEGDPLNASLDHATRLVDMRGGKGVTPGVIRISGGAEYTTVDLRTAGTIGDVADVLSSLEISGRKLDVTLLDDSIRVAYADGLAGTLAIEDSAGSTLAHDLSIENPGGFSAPPIIGDKLMPRVTTSTKIEDLDYGAGVDLSSGITIQQGQQTFNIDLSDVETMGDVLIAINRSGADVHASLNEAEGRVQLRSLRSGVDYSIGENGGSAARSLGIRSATETTRLSELGRGRGLVLNNDSVDLTITRPDGTELGLDLEGAETIEDVLTLIRNHPQNQDTSRVLVSLNQMGNGIELQAPPGAAPIRVSQNQFSNAGTRLGLIAEGESEAFGVMDGSVNKVAGVDYLPLEAGGALDTLMRLEAAILSGNEGEIGRLQSRLDEDLDRASGARSRVGIWSRNLLDMKAATETEIVQMKSQLSNEVDADLATVISDLSQRQIAMEASMRIIGQTSQMTLLNFL; translated from the coding sequence ATGTCACTATTGCCTGTTTCTGCGAATCGGACCAGTTCGGCGTTGACGACTCAGCGTCTACTGTACCAATTGTCATCCGATCAATTGGCGATTCAGAAGCAATACGATCAGCTGTCCTCTGGGCGGCGAGTGTTGCGGCTCTCGGATGACCCGGCAGCAGCCAATCGCGCCCTGGGGCTGAATCGCTCGATTGACCGTGGCGAACAATTGGTCCGCAATGCGAACTCGGTCAGTGGTTTCTATGATTCGTCGGATGATGCCTTGTCGAGGATTGATAACGCCTTGATCCAAGCACGTGGCGCGGCGGTCGAGGGAGTTGAGACCGTTATTTCCGACGATGTGCGGACGGCGATTGCAACGACGGTGCGAGAAGCCATCCAGAGCGTTTTTGCAGCCGGCAACGCGATGTTTCGCGACCAACAACTGCTCGGTGGAATCCTTAATTCCGACGCAGCATTTCAATACGACGGCAACGAAATCGTTTACGGTGGCAACAGCGCGGTGGGCCGCACCGAAGTGGGGCTCGGGACGCCATCGTCGATCAATGTCACCGCAGCGGAATCGTTAGGCGCCTATTCGATGATTCTTGAGGGCGACCCGCTGAACGCGTCGCTTGACCATGCCACGCGGCTCGTCGACATGCGTGGTGGAAAAGGCGTCACGCCGGGAGTCATTCGGATTTCGGGCGGCGCTGAATACACCACGGTCGATCTACGCACCGCAGGCACGATAGGCGACGTGGCCGATGTGTTATCGTCCCTCGAAATCAGCGGACGAAAGTTGGACGTGACCTTGCTGGATGATTCGATTCGAGTTGCTTATGCCGATGGATTGGCCGGGACCTTGGCGATTGAGGACTCCGCGGGTAGCACGTTGGCGCACGACCTTTCGATCGAAAATCCAGGTGGTTTTTCGGCTCCGCCCATCATTGGCGACAAGTTGATGCCTCGTGTGACCACGAGCACGAAGATCGAAGATTTGGATTATGGAGCGGGGGTCGATCTTAGCAGCGGCATCACCATCCAACAGGGCCAGCAAACCTTCAACATCGATCTCTCGGACGTCGAGACGATGGGGGACGTGTTGATTGCGATCAACCGCAGCGGTGCCGATGTGCATGCATCGCTCAATGAAGCCGAAGGCCGAGTCCAACTGCGTTCGCTTCGCAGTGGTGTTGACTATTCGATTGGCGAAAATGGCGGGTCGGCCGCTCGGTCGCTCGGAATCCGTTCGGCGACCGAAACCACCCGTCTGAGCGAACTGGGGCGGGGTCGCGGGTTGGTGCTCAACAACGATAGCGTGGACCTGACCATCACACGACCGGATGGGACGGAGCTGGGGCTTGATTTGGAGGGTGCCGAGACAATCGAGGACGTTCTTACCTTGATTCGCAATCATCCACAGAACCAAGACACGTCGCGCGTCTTGGTGAGCTTAAACCAAATGGGGAACGGGATCGAATTGCAGGCACCTCCCGGTGCTGCGCCGATCAGGGTGAGTCAGAATCAATTCAGTAACGCCGGCACTCGGCTTGGCTTGATTGCCGAGGGAGAATCCGAAGCCTTCGGGGTCATGGACGGAAGCGTCAACAAAGTGGCCGGTGTGGACTACTTGCCACTCGAAGCCGGCGGCGCGCTCGACACGTTGATGCGACTGGAAGCCGCGATCTTGAGCGGAAATGAAGGGGAGATTGGGCGATTGCAAAGCCGACTCGATGAGGACCTCGACCGAGCCTCCGGCGCCCGATCCCGGGTGGGCATCTGGTCACGGAACCTGCTCGACATGAAAGCGGCCACCGAGACGGAGATCGTCCAGATGAAATCTCAGCTTTCCAACGAAGTCGATGCAGATTTAGCAACCGTGATCAGCGACCTAAGCCAGCGTCAAATTGCCATGGAAGCCTCGATGCGGATCATTGGCCAAACGTCCCAAATGACACTCTTGAACTTCTTGTAA
- the fliW gene encoding flagellar assembly protein FliW gives MRMNTNRFGILQINADELFLFPQGLIGMEALRQWALLPDPQTPNVAWLQSVSRGDRAIPLISPRAFFEDYRVHLGRRELGSLHLRPGAELYIMTTISGREDKITTNLRAPILLNLDRRLGCQVIADNEMPIQQTLPLKRQLVMPAPSFLKRAA, from the coding sequence ATGCGAATGAACACGAACCGCTTTGGGATTCTGCAAATCAATGCGGACGAACTGTTTCTGTTTCCACAAGGATTGATCGGAATGGAAGCGCTTCGCCAATGGGCGTTGTTGCCGGACCCACAGACGCCCAACGTCGCTTGGCTGCAAAGTGTTTCACGCGGCGACCGAGCGATTCCGTTGATCAGCCCTCGAGCGTTCTTTGAAGACTATCGAGTGCACCTGGGGCGGCGTGAGCTTGGCAGTTTGCATCTTCGCCCGGGCGCCGAACTCTATATCATGACCACGATTTCTGGACGCGAAGATAAAATCACGACGAACCTTCGCGCGCCGATCCTGTTGAACCTTGATCGACGGCTTGGGTGTCAGGTCATTGCCGACAACGAAATGCCCATTCAGCAAACGCTGCCCCTCAAACGACAATTGGTGATGCCAGCACCGTCGTTCTTAAAACGGGCTGCCTAG
- a CDS encoding 30S ribosomal protein S1, with amino-acid sequence MVNRNLIRSLEDDDIFAELALLVPEDQGEELLLEALAAEQQDYAQGKLVDGHIVELNDEWALIDVGFKSEGTVSLDEWSGEDPPKVGDTVKVLIEEMEDEIGAADDPYGMISLSKRKAEKIIEWEDMMDKVAEGQVVTGTVVRKIKGGLLVELGVIHVFLPGSQVDIRRPGDIGDFIGRVIQAEVLKIDDTRRNIVISRRSLIERQREEDRAYLMKELEVGQIRKGVVKNIADFGAFVDLGGIDGLLHITDMAWERIGHPTEMVSIDQEIEVKVLHIDREKQKIALGLKQKDRNPWENIEEKYPVNSDHKGEVVNVMSYGAFVKLEPGIEGLVHISEMSWTKRVNHPSELVNIGDEIEVKILGVDPEGQQLSLGMKQTQKNPWDEVLERYPEGSDVTGKVRNLTNYGAFIELEEGIDGLLHVSDMSWTRKIGHPSEMLEKGQEIACRVLSVDEERRRIALGLKQLDNDPWDGDIPDKYQPGQLVKGKVTKITNFGVFIGLEDGLEGLLHISELADQKVEDPEEVVKVGDEIEVKVLRVDTGERKIGLSLKRVEWDEDQEKAAAAAEAAENEIPASSVDGELKGGLGSGEGPLFPGGE; translated from the coding sequence CGGGCATATCGTTGAACTCAACGACGAATGGGCCTTAATTGACGTCGGTTTCAAAAGTGAAGGAACCGTCAGCCTTGATGAATGGAGCGGTGAAGATCCGCCCAAAGTTGGCGACACCGTCAAAGTCCTGATCGAAGAGATGGAGGACGAAATTGGGGCCGCTGACGACCCCTACGGCATGATCTCGCTGAGCAAACGCAAAGCGGAAAAGATCATCGAATGGGAAGACATGATGGACAAAGTCGCCGAGGGCCAAGTGGTCACCGGTACGGTTGTCCGAAAGATCAAGGGCGGCCTGTTGGTCGAACTCGGCGTGATCCATGTCTTCCTGCCAGGCAGCCAAGTCGACATCCGACGCCCCGGCGATATTGGCGATTTCATCGGTCGCGTGATCCAAGCCGAAGTGCTGAAGATTGACGATACCCGTCGCAACATCGTCATCAGCCGCCGTTCGCTCATCGAACGCCAACGCGAAGAAGATCGCGCCTACCTGATGAAGGAACTCGAAGTCGGCCAAATTCGCAAAGGTGTGGTCAAGAACATCGCCGACTTTGGTGCGTTCGTGGACCTTGGCGGCATCGACGGACTGCTGCACATCACCGATATGGCCTGGGAACGAATCGGTCACCCCACCGAAATGGTTTCGATCGATCAAGAAATCGAGGTCAAGGTGCTGCACATCGACCGGGAAAAGCAAAAGATTGCTTTGGGGCTCAAGCAGAAAGATCGCAACCCGTGGGAAAACATCGAAGAGAAGTACCCGGTCAACAGCGATCACAAGGGCGAAGTGGTCAACGTGATGAGCTACGGTGCGTTCGTCAAACTCGAACCGGGCATCGAAGGTTTGGTCCACATCAGCGAAATGAGTTGGACCAAACGTGTCAATCATCCAAGCGAACTGGTCAACATCGGCGACGAGATCGAAGTCAAGATTCTCGGTGTCGATCCCGAAGGCCAGCAATTGTCGCTGGGCATGAAACAGACGCAAAAGAACCCCTGGGACGAAGTCCTCGAACGTTACCCCGAAGGCTCGGACGTCACCGGCAAGGTGCGTAACTTGACCAACTACGGCGCCTTCATCGAACTGGAAGAGGGTATCGACGGGTTGCTACACGTCAGCGATATGTCGTGGACACGAAAGATTGGCCATCCGAGCGAAATGCTTGAAAAGGGACAAGAAATCGCCTGCCGCGTGCTGAGCGTCGACGAAGAACGTCGCCGCATCGCACTGGGGTTGAAGCAGCTTGATAACGACCCGTGGGATGGTGACATTCCCGACAAGTATCAGCCCGGCCAATTGGTGAAGGGCAAAGTCACCAAGATCACCAACTTTGGCGTCTTCATCGGACTTGAAGATGGCCTCGAAGGGCTTCTTCACATCAGCGAGCTCGCGGATCAAAAAGTCGAGGATCCGGAAGAGGTCGTGAAGGTTGGCGACGAGATCGAAGTCAAGGTTCTTCGCGTCGATACCGGCGAGCGCAAGATTGGCTTGTCGCTCAAGCGAGTCGAATGGGACGAAGATCAAGAAAAGGCGGCTGCAGCTGCGGAAGCGGCCGAGAACGAGATCCCAGCCTCCAGCGTCGATGGCGAGCTGAAGGGTGGACTCGGAAGTGGCGAAGGCCCACTGTTCCCCGGCGGAGAATAG